The Nocardioides zeae genome includes the window GACACCCGCCACGTTGGCGAGACCCGCCACCTCGTCGGGGAGCGCCGCCAGCGCGGCGTCCACCGAGACGGGGTCGGCGAGGTCGACGGCCACCGGGGTGACGCCGTCGAGCGACACCGGACCCCGGTCGAGCGCGACGACGCCGTGGCCTGCGGCCAGCAGCCCGGCCGCCACCTCGCGGCCGATGCCGGAGGCGGCGCCCGTGACGACGTACGGTGCGGCGCTCATGCCATCACCGCCGTCAGCTCGGTCATCTCGAGCAGGCCGTGGGTGCCGAGCTCCCGACCCCAGCCCGAGTCGCCGGAGCCGCCGAAGGGCACGGCGGGCCGCTCGCGGGTGCGCACGCCGTCGACCTTCACCTGGCCCGCGCGGATCTCCGCCGCCACGGCCAGGGCCGTGGCCCGCGCGTCGTCGGTGCCGGCCGACCACACCTCGGCCGAGAGGCCGTACCGGGTGTCGTTGGCCAGGCTGATCGCGTGGTCGAGGTCGTCGTAGCCCTGGAGCACGAGGACCGGCCCGAAGATCTCCTGCTGCACGGCCGCGGCGTCCGCCGGGAGGTCGGCGAGGACGACCGGGTCGACGAACCAGCCGTGCCCGACGACCTCGCTCGGCCGACCGGTGCCGGTGACGAGGCGGCCCCCGTCGGCCAGCGCACCGGCGACATGGCCGAGCACGCGGTCGCGGTGGGCGCGGGTGACGAGCGGGCCCTGTCGCGTGGCGGGGTCGGCCGGGTCACCGAGCACGAACCGGTCGACCTCGGCGCGCACGAGCTCCTCGACCTCACCGAGCACGCCGGCCGGGAAGAGCAGCCGCGTGGTCGCGTTGCACGCCTGGCCCGAGTTGACGAGGCCGCTGGCGAGCACGGCGGGGACCACCCGCTCGAGGTCGGCGTCCGGCAGCACGAGGGCCGGGGACTTGCCGCCCAGCTCGAGCGTGGCGGGCGTCAGGGTGGCGGCCCCGGCGGCGGCCACCTGACGACCCGCGGCGACGCTGCCCGTGAAGGTGAGCCGGTCGAGACCGGGGTGCTGCGTGAGCGCGGCGCCCGTGACGGGGCCGGTGCCCTGCACCACCTGCAGGAGGTCGGCCGGGGCACCGTGCACCGCGGCCGCCTCGGCGACCAGCAGGGCGAGCCGCACGGCGTCGTACGGCGTCTGCTCCGACGGCTTGAGGACGACGGCGCAGCCCGCGCCGAGCGCGGCGGCCACCTTCGCGACGATCTGGTGCACCGGCATGTTCCACGGCGTGATCGCGCCGACGACACCCGCGCCGCGGCGGTGCAGCACCGCCCCGTCCGAGGGCTGCACCCACGCCAGCGTGCGGGTGAGCGCGGCCGTCGAGCGCAGCACGCGGGTCGGCAGGTCGACCTGCGTGGCCGCGGCCAGCCAGAGCGGCATGCCCATCTCGGTGCTGACCGTGGTCGCGACGGCGTCACCGTCGCGCTCCAGCAGGTCGGCGAGCGTCTCGAGCAGCTCGGCGCGTGCGGCCGGGGCCACCCGGGTCCACCGCTCGTGGGCGGCGCGGGCTCGGCGCACCGCCTCGTCGACCAGGGCGGCACCGGCCTCGCGGCTCGCCCCCACGACCTCCTCGGTGAACGGGGAGACGACGTCGTGACGGTCACCGCCCTCCGCGCGCTCCTCACCTCCGAGCACGTGGCCCGCGAGCGCGGGCAACGCGCTCACGCCTGCTCCAGGCGGACCGGCAGCGTCTTGATGCCGCGGAAGAAGTTGCTGCGCAGGCGCCGGGCGTCGCCCGTCACCTCCAGGCGGAGGCCGCGCTCCACGAGGCGGGTGAAGAAGAGGCGCGCCTCGAGCCGGGCCAGGTTGGCGCCGAGGCAGGCGTGCTCGCCCCACCCGAAGCCCAGGTGCTCGTTGGGGTGCCGGTCGATGCGGAACTCCTCGGGGCGCTCGAAGGCGCGCGGGTCGCGGTTGGCCGAGCAGAACCACATGACGACCTTCTCGCCGGCGCGCACGGTGCGGTCGTGCAGCTCGACGTCACGCGTGGCCGTGCGCCGCATGGAGAGCACCGGGCTGACCCAGCGCACCATCTCCTCGACGCCCACCCGGACGGCCGCGGGATGGGCACGCAGGTGGTCCCAGGCGGCGGGGTTCTCGTGGAGGGCCAGGACACCACCGGACAACAGGTTCCGGGTGGTCTCGTTGCCGGCCACCATGAGGATCAGGTAGTAGGCGTCGAGGTAGCCGCGGCTGAGCGGCACCCCGTCGAGCTCCGCGGCGGTGAGGGCGCTGACGAGGTCGTCGGCGGGGCAGGCCCGCCGCTGCTCCTCGAGGGCCCGGAAGTAGGTGAAGACCTCGTCGCGCGCCCGCACGGCGGTCTCGGGGCCCTCCGAGTAGTCCGGGTCCTCCGACGCCATCTGGTTGGTCCACCGCAGCAGGTGGGGGCAGTCCTCGAGCGGGGCGCCCAGGAGCCGCCCGATCATGACGAGGGGCAGCTGGGCGGAGATCTTCTGGACGAGGTCGAACTCACCGGTGCCGACGTGCTCGTCGAGCAGGTCGTCGATCACCTGGGTGATGTCGGGCTCGAGCTTCTTGACCTTGGCCGCCCGCACCTCGGAGGCCGCGAGCTTGCGGAGCGGCCCGTGGTCGGGCGGGTCCACGTGGTGGATGCTGCGGGCACCCGACCCCTCGGCGCGGCGGTCGGCGATCTGGGTGCCCTCGGTGACCGTGAAGGTCGCGTGGTCGGCGGCGACGCGCTTGACGTCGTCGTACCGCGTCACCGACCAGAAGCCGCGGCCGTCGGGCTCGTCGTTCCAGTGCACCGGACGCTCGTCGCGCAGCCGGGCGAAGACCTCCTCGTCGCGCCCGAGCTCGAACGGGTGGAGACTCATGAGGTCGAGGTCGTCGACGGAGGTCATGCGAGGGCTCCTCGGTACGCGTCGTTTGTGACTTTCGAGTCGCACCATAACCCACGTCACACCGCGCGGGAAGTCCGGTCCACAGTGGCGCTCGGACTGCTTCCCGCGCTAGCGTCTCCCTGTTAGCGACACAGCGGTCGCATTTCAGGAGGACAGGTCGATGTACCCACCCACGGTGGCAGCCCGCACGCCGGACCTGCCCGCCTACGTGATGGCCGCGACGGGCGACCAGCTGACCTTCGCCGAGCTCGACGCCGCCTCCAACCGGCTCGCGCACCTCCTGCGGGCCCACGGGGTGGTCGCCGGCGACACCCTCGTCGTGCTCCTGCCCAACGGGCTCGCCTGGCCGGTCGCGGTCGCGGCCGGGATGCGGACCGGGCTGCGCGTCACGCCCGTCAACTGGCACCTCGGCCCGCCCGAGCTGTCCGCACTCCTCCTCGAGGCCGCGCCCCGCGCCGTCGTCACGACCGTCGCGCTGGGCGCCACCCTCCGTGCGGCTCTCGCCGACCTGCCGGAGGCGCCCGCGGTCGTGCTCACGGTGGACGGCACGGCGCCCGACGGGCGCTCCCTGGACCTCTGGGCCGCGCTCCGGGAGCAGCCCGCCCACCCCGTCGACGACGAGCTGCTGGGCGCGCGCGTGCTCTTCAGCGGCGGCACCACCGGCCGGCCCAAGGCCTTCCGGCAGCCGCTCCTCGGGGTCCACCCGCTCGACGCCCCGGCCCGGCACCCCGCGCTCGCCGAGCGGCTCGGCATCGGGGCCGGCATCCGCTTCCTCTCCCCCGCGCCGAGCTACCACGCCGCACCGTTCACCTTCCAGCTGATGACGCTCGCCGCCGGCGGCACCGTCGTGTGCATGGAGTCCTTCGACCCGGAGCGGGCGCTGCGCGCGCTGGTCGACCACGAGGTCACCCACTCGCAGTGGGTGCCGACCATGCTGTCGCGGCTCCTCGCCGTACCGGGGCGGGACGAGATCCCGCGGGCGCCGTCGCACCGGGTGGCCGTGACGTCGGGTGCCCCGTGCCCCGTGCGCCTCAAGGACGCCGTGAACGACTGGTGGGGCGACATCCTCCACGAGTACTACGGCGCCTCGGAGGGCTACGGCCACACCTACGTGTCGCCGGCCGAGTCGCGCGCCCGGCCCGGCACCGTCGGCCGCCCCCTCGGCGAGGCCCGGGTCGTCGTCGTCGACGACGCCGGGGACCCGCTCCCGCCGGGCGAGGTCGGCCGGGTCACCTTCGCGCAGCCCGGCACCGGGGAGCTGCGCGGCATGGGCGACCTGGGGCGCCTCGACGACGACGGCTTCCTGCACCTCACCGGGCGCAGCACGTTCATGATCATCTCGGGCGGCGTGAACATCCATCCCGAGGAGATCGAGGAGACGCTGCTCGATGACCCCGAGGTGGCGGACGTGGCCGTCTTCGGTCTCCCCCACCCCGACCTCGGCGAGCAGGTCGTGGCCGTCGTCGAGCTCGAGGACGGGCACACGGCCGACGCCACGACCGCCGACCGGCTCGCCGAGCACTGCCGCGCCCACCTCGCCCGCTTCAAGACCCCGCGGGTGTTCGAGTTCGTGCCCCGGCTGCCCCGGCTCCCGACCGGCAAGCTCGACAAGACCGCGCTCCGGTCGACCTACGCGTCCCGCGCCACCACCCCGACCCCGATCCCGACGGAAGAGAGCCGATGACCGACCAGGCCACCCACGACCGATCCTTCGAGGTGCTCCACGCCGTGCGCGTCAAGGGCCTCACCACCGACGCGGTGCTCGCGGACTTCCTCGGTGTCGCCGAGGACGGGCTCGCGCCGTACACCGGCCCGCTCGTCGACGCCGGGCTGCTCCTGCGGCGCGAGGGCCGGTTCGCCGGCCACACCCTGACGCCCGCCGGCAAGGAGGCCGCGGCCGAGCGGCTCACCACGGACACCGAGACGCGCGACGCGACGCCCGCCCTGGCGCGCCTGTACGACGCGTTCCTGCCCGTCAACGGGGACTTCAAGCGGCTCTGCGAGCGGTGGCAGGTGCGCGACGGGCAGCCCAACGACCACACCGACGCCGCCCACGACCAGGCGGTCTTCGCCGACCTGCACACCCTCCACGACGCCTTCGTGCCCGTGCTGCGGGAGGCGGACCTACCGCCGCGGATCCGCCGGTACGCCGACCGCCTCGACGGCGCCCTGGCGCGCATCGACGACGGTGAGACCGGCGCCTTCGCGCGGCCGATGAACAACAGCTACCACGACATCTGGATGGAGCTGCACGAGGACCTCATCGTCTCGGGCGGCCGGGTGCGCGACGCGCACGACGAGGGATGAGCGCCCCCACCGGCCCCCTCGGACCGCTCCGGGGCGCGGGGGCGGTGAACCTGCGCGACCTCGGCGGGGTGCGGACCAGCGACGGCCGCCGGGTGCGCACCGGGCGGCTGCTGCGGTGCGACTACCCCGCGTTCGCCGAGGGCGCGGCCGGCGCCGACGTCGTGGCC containing:
- a CDS encoding aldehyde dehydrogenase family protein, which translates into the protein MSALPALAGHVLGGEERAEGGDRHDVVSPFTEEVVGASREAGAALVDEAVRRARAAHERWTRVAPAARAELLETLADLLERDGDAVATTVSTEMGMPLWLAAATQVDLPTRVLRSTAALTRTLAWVQPSDGAVLHRRGAGVVGAITPWNMPVHQIVAKVAAALGAGCAVVLKPSEQTPYDAVRLALLVAEAAAVHGAPADLLQVVQGTGPVTGAALTQHPGLDRLTFTGSVAAGRQVAAAGAATLTPATLELGGKSPALVLPDADLERVVPAVLASGLVNSGQACNATTRLLFPAGVLGEVEELVRAEVDRFVLGDPADPATRQGPLVTRAHRDRVLGHVAGALADGGRLVTGTGRPSEVVGHGWFVDPVVLADLPADAAAVQQEIFGPVLVLQGYDDLDHAISLANDTRYGLSAEVWSAGTDDARATALAVAAEIRAGQVKVDGVRTRERPAVPFGGSGDSGWGRELGTHGLLEMTELTAVMA
- a CDS encoding cytochrome P450; the protein is MTSVDDLDLMSLHPFELGRDEEVFARLRDERPVHWNDEPDGRGFWSVTRYDDVKRVAADHATFTVTEGTQIADRRAEGSGARSIHHVDPPDHGPLRKLAASEVRAAKVKKLEPDITQVIDDLLDEHVGTGEFDLVQKISAQLPLVMIGRLLGAPLEDCPHLLRWTNQMASEDPDYSEGPETAVRARDEVFTYFRALEEQRRACPADDLVSALTAAELDGVPLSRGYLDAYYLILMVAGNETTRNLLSGGVLALHENPAAWDHLRAHPAAVRVGVEEMVRWVSPVLSMRRTATRDVELHDRTVRAGEKVVMWFCSANRDPRAFERPEEFRIDRHPNEHLGFGWGEHACLGANLARLEARLFFTRLVERGLRLEVTGDARRLRSNFFRGIKTLPVRLEQA
- a CDS encoding AMP-binding protein, whose protein sequence is MYPPTVAARTPDLPAYVMAATGDQLTFAELDAASNRLAHLLRAHGVVAGDTLVVLLPNGLAWPVAVAAGMRTGLRVTPVNWHLGPPELSALLLEAAPRAVVTTVALGATLRAALADLPEAPAVVLTVDGTAPDGRSLDLWAALREQPAHPVDDELLGARVLFSGGTTGRPKAFRQPLLGVHPLDAPARHPALAERLGIGAGIRFLSPAPSYHAAPFTFQLMTLAAGGTVVCMESFDPERALRALVDHEVTHSQWVPTMLSRLLAVPGRDEIPRAPSHRVAVTSGAPCPVRLKDAVNDWWGDILHEYYGASEGYGHTYVSPAESRARPGTVGRPLGEARVVVVDDAGDPLPPGEVGRVTFAQPGTGELRGMGDLGRLDDDGFLHLTGRSTFMIISGGVNIHPEEIEETLLDDPEVADVAVFGLPHPDLGEQVVAVVELEDGHTADATTADRLAEHCRAHLARFKTPRVFEFVPRLPRLPTGKLDKTALRSTYASRATTPTPIPTEESR